The sequence CAAGTACGACTCTACCCACGGTACCTTCAACGGTGCAGTCAGCGCCGAGGGCGAAAATTTAGTCGTTAACGGCACCAAGATTCCCTGCTACGCACTACGCAACCCCAGCGAACTGCCCTGGAAAGATTTGGGGGTAGACTACGTAGTGGAATCGACGGGTTTATTCACAGGCTACGAAGGGGCAAGTCAACATCTACAGGCAGGGGCAAAACGGGTAGTCATTTCAGCCCCCACTAAAGACCCAGACCTGGTACCTACTCTTTTGATGGGAGTAAATCACCAAAAGTTCAATCCTGAAAAAGACACGATCGTCTCTAACGCTAGTTGCACAACCAACTGTTTGGCACCTGTTGCCAAGGTGATTGACGATAATTTTGGCTTGGTAGAGGGGTTAATGACCACTGTCCATGCTATGACTGCTACCCAACCCACGGTAGATGGACCCAGTAAAAAAGACTGGCGGGGTGGCAGAGGTGCTAGCCAAAATATCATTCCTTCTTCCACAGGGGCGGCGAAAGCAGTAGGGCTAGTTCTACCCCACCTCAAGGGTAAATTGACAGGTATGGCTTTCCGCGTCCCCACTCCCGACGTATCTGTGGTTGATTTAACCTTCCGCACGGACAAGGCTACTTCCTACAAGGAAATTTGCCAAAAGATGGCAGAGGCAGCGGCGGGGGAAATGGCTGGCATTCTCGGCTATACCGAGGATGAAGTTGTATCAATGGATTTTCGAGGGGACAGCCGATCGAGTATTTTCGATGCCAAAGCCGGGATTGAACTGAACGCCCACTTCTTCAAAGTAGTTGCCTGGTACGACAATGAGTGGGGCTATTCCCACCGTGTGCTAGACTTGCTCCTGTACATGGCAAAAACTGAGGGGATACTCTAGTCACCGCCGACTTTGCCCTGCCCGCAGTTCCGCTACCTTCTGTTGCAGGCGCTTTTGTAATTCCTTGTCCGTTTGCTGGGAACGAGTAATTAGGTTAAACTCCTGGTTGTCAAAACCGTAGCGCTCGATCGTTTCTTTGGCATGGCGGAACATCTCCTGGCATAGGGCTTGCAATTGTGGCTCTGGGGGCTTGAGGTCACAGATACCTACCCCCTGTTTATCCGCCTGTTGTACAGCACTTTCCCACACAGGCAGTTGTTTTGCCCGCTTGAGAACTTCTTCCCGCTTTTGTTCAATCAGCAGCACCGCCCTGGCATAGTTATCCAACTGGGCTTCTGTAAAAGCCGACCGAACTTGAGCAAATCCTGGCAATGCCAATATCCAGACAATGGAAGACAGCCACCTATTCATGTTTCTGCAGTTACCCTTACCCTTCTTGTACTTTAGACTGCCAGCCCAGGTTTTTGTGCCTTAAAATTGAGGGGAGGGACGCAGTGATTGCTAGTTATGGCACCCCACATACTCATTTTTGACCAAGGCCCGATTACCTCTGGTAACCTGCACTACTGGCAAGCAGTGACGAGACTAGGCACCTGCTACATCCCCCAGGTAGTACTAGACGAATTAAAACGGATGGCAGAGGAAGCCCCTCTAGGGCGAGAGACTACTGCCGAAGCGGCGGCTAAAGAATTCTTGCGCTACTACGAGGGGGGGGGTTGGCAAGTAACGCGGGTAACTAAATCCCACAGTGACCTAACTCCTACCCCAGGGCACAATCTCAGTCGCAAAGCACGCCTGTCCTACACCGTTGCCCAATGTGCCTACGGGATGGCAGAGCAGAATCCTAATGCAGTAGTTATTCTAGTAACAGAAGACCAGGCTTTGATTCGCCGCGTGGGGGCAATTGGTTTACCCAGGCTGGGGGGAACGACGGGCATAGCGGTACGGGAATGGACAAAGAACAACCAGGTACCCGCTTCCCTGGAAAAAATTTTTGCGGGGCTAGAAGTTAAGAAGAGAGCAGCTAGGCCCACACTCTGGTTGAGTAAACTGATAAGTGCTGTTAGCGGAGCCATCCTCTTTTTAGCCCTATTCAGCTACGCTTGGTATTTGCTCAATCCCCGCCAATTTGAGCAGTGGCGTAAAAGTTTAGGTTTACCACCCCTCCCCTTCGCCGAATCACTGAGGAAAATCAAATGACTGACAAAATTGATACTCAGTGCACAGAGATTGCCGCAACCGTAGAGAAGCTGGAAAAGCTCAACGCGATCGGTATTGCCCTCTCTGCTGAACGTCACATTCCCACTCTATTAGAGATGATTTTGCGGGAGCTAAAACAAATGCTGGGGGCAGATGGGGGCACCATCTACATGTTGAAAGATAACCATTTGCATTTCAACACTGTTCTCAA is a genomic window of Pseudanabaenaceae cyanobacterium SKYG29 containing:
- the gap gene encoding type I glyceraldehyde-3-phosphate dehydrogenase; amino-acid sequence: MAKLRVAINGFGRIGRLVMRAGIHNDQLEFVGINDLVPADNLAYLFKYDSTHGTFNGAVSAEGENLVVNGTKIPCYALRNPSELPWKDLGVDYVVESTGLFTGYEGASQHLQAGAKRVVISAPTKDPDLVPTLLMGVNHQKFNPEKDTIVSNASCTTNCLAPVAKVIDDNFGLVEGLMTTVHAMTATQPTVDGPSKKDWRGGRGASQNIIPSSTGAAKAVGLVLPHLKGKLTGMAFRVPTPDVSVVDLTFRTDKATSYKEICQKMAEAAAGEMAGILGYTEDEVVSMDFRGDSRSSIFDAKAGIELNAHFFKVVAWYDNEWGYSHRVLDLLLYMAKTEGIL
- a CDS encoding DUF4168 domain-containing protein, which gives rise to MNRWLSSIVWILALPGFAQVRSAFTEAQLDNYARAVLLIEQKREEVLKRAKQLPVWESAVQQADKQGVGICDLKPPEPQLQALCQEMFRHAKETIERYGFDNQEFNLITRSQQTDKELQKRLQQKVAELRAGQSRR
- a CDS encoding PIN domain-containing protein, with the protein product MAPHILIFDQGPITSGNLHYWQAVTRLGTCYIPQVVLDELKRMAEEAPLGRETTAEAAAKEFLRYYEGGGWQVTRVTKSHSDLTPTPGHNLSRKARLSYTVAQCAYGMAEQNPNAVVILVTEDQALIRRVGAIGLPRLGGTTGIAVREWTKNNQVPASLEKIFAGLEVKKRAARPTLWLSKLISAVSGAILFLALFSYAWYLLNPRQFEQWRKSLGLPPLPFAESLRKIK